One window from the genome of Maridesulfovibrio ferrireducens encodes:
- a CDS encoding bifunctional 2-polyprenyl-6-hydroxyphenol methylase/3-demethylubiquinol 3-O-methyltransferase UbiG, translating to MKNKNKQADKQIRLSPHMAYNLKKDPKRLAFVLARYAFAAQMTDSCESILELGCSEGIGAPMLHKGTKKYLGLDLDTPAIEAAEKNFSTESVRFENTNFLGLQESFFDAVVSLDVIEHILHGKDEDAFFKTISDNIHSDGICVIGTPNATSTPYASPESQKGHVNMFDANRLKSTVEKYFKTVLIFSMNDEIVHTGYYPMSHYLFAVGCNKIEQG from the coding sequence ATGAAGAACAAAAACAAACAGGCAGACAAACAGATCAGATTGTCTCCGCACATGGCCTACAATCTGAAAAAAGATCCCAAAAGGCTGGCTTTTGTACTGGCTCGCTATGCCTTTGCCGCACAAATGACGGATAGTTGCGAAAGCATTCTTGAACTAGGTTGCAGTGAAGGAATCGGCGCACCGATGCTTCATAAAGGGACAAAAAAATATTTAGGATTGGATCTTGATACGCCTGCAATTGAAGCCGCTGAAAAGAACTTTTCAACGGAGAGTGTACGCTTTGAAAACACAAATTTTCTGGGCCTTCAGGAAAGCTTTTTTGATGCGGTCGTCAGTCTGGATGTAATAGAACACATTCTTCACGGCAAAGACGAAGACGCATTCTTTAAAACCATCAGTGATAATATTCATAGTGACGGTATTTGCGTGATAGGCACTCCCAACGCAACAAGCACGCCTTACGCATCCCCTGAAAGTCAAAAAGGGCACGTGAATATGTTTGATGCCAATCGGCTCAAGTCAACAGTTGAAAAATATTTCAAAACAGTGCTCATTTTTTCAATGAACGATGAAATTGTCCACACCGGTTACTACCCTATGTCCCATTATCTTTTTGCTGTGGGCTGTAACAAGATAGAGCAAGGATGA
- a CDS encoding transketolase family protein, producing the protein MMRKACLEQVYELAKKDSRVVFIGSDLGAGTLCHFQKEMPDRFFMEGIAEGHAVGMASGMAHEGKIVYINTIQSFLTRRCYEQIVLDACLHNLNVRFIGNGGGLVYAPLGPTHWATEDLSILRVIPNLTILSPADAEEMVRIMPHTLSHQGPIFIRLGKGYDPIVTKEKSFEIGKAYSYGEGKDVLLVGCGVTLGVMQKASELLAKEGIAASILHTPTVKPLDAEMIISKARNTSCVISVEENTILGGLGGAVAEILAEACLDKPLRFKRIGLPDTFSAHYGSQLEHFAHVGITAENILCEAQKLLRK; encoded by the coding sequence ATGATGCGTAAAGCTTGTCTGGAGCAGGTCTACGAACTTGCAAAAAAAGATAGCCGGGTTGTATTTATCGGCTCTGATCTCGGGGCGGGAACCCTGTGTCATTTTCAAAAAGAAATGCCGGATCGCTTTTTTATGGAAGGCATAGCCGAAGGACACGCTGTCGGCATGGCAAGCGGCATGGCTCACGAAGGCAAGATTGTTTACATCAATACAATCCAGAGCTTTCTGACTCGTCGCTGCTATGAACAGATTGTTCTTGATGCCTGTCTGCACAACTTAAACGTAAGATTTATCGGTAACGGCGGCGGGCTGGTTTACGCCCCGCTAGGTCCAACTCACTGGGCCACCGAAGATCTGTCCATTTTAAGAGTCATACCCAATCTGACGATCCTGTCTCCGGCTGACGCTGAGGAAATGGTAAGAATCATGCCTCATACTCTGAGCCATCAGGGCCCCATTTTTATCAGGCTCGGCAAAGGGTATGACCCCATAGTGACTAAAGAAAAATCTTTTGAAATAGGTAAAGCCTACAGCTATGGGGAAGGTAAAGATGTATTGCTTGTCGGTTGCGGAGTTACGCTTGGAGTGATGCAAAAGGCGAGTGAGCTGTTAGCAAAAGAAGGTATTGCGGCCTCAATTCTTCACACGCCCACAGTTAAACCCCTTGATGCTGAAATGATTATTTCCAAAGCCCGCAACACTTCATGTGTCATAAGTGTGGAGGAAAATACAATCCTCGGCGGACTGGGGGGTGCTGTTGCTGAAATTCTTGCGGAAGCATGCCTTGATAAACCTCTACGGTTTAAACGTATCGGGTTGCCAGACACTTTTTCTGCTCATTATGGTTCGCAGCTTGAACATTTTGCTCACGTAGGAATCACTGCGGAAAATATTTTATGCGAAGCGCAAAAACTGCTCCGAAAATAA
- a CDS encoding transketolase yields the protein MDHRSKLLRKKIVDVLHNAGRGHIGPSLSLVEIVRVLYDSVLKYNSASPEQNDRDRFILSKGHGCLALYVMLEEKGFITEEELFSFCRFDGLLGGHPTAKIPGVEFATGSLGHGLSFAVGIASALKINGSSSRVFTVLGDGECGEGSVWEAAMSAGKQKLSSLTAIIDYNKLQSYGCTEQISGLEPFADKWKSFGFAVKEVDGHNVKELEQAFADLPFQQDKPSAIICHTVKGKGIPFAEGNPAWHHKTKMSAEEHEQMIKCIEDYDA from the coding sequence TTGGATCACAGATCAAAGTTGCTCAGAAAAAAAATTGTAGATGTTTTGCATAATGCAGGGCGAGGTCATATCGGCCCGTCTCTTTCTTTAGTTGAGATAGTACGGGTTCTCTACGACTCCGTACTCAAATATAACTCTGCCTCCCCTGAACAAAACGACAGGGATCGCTTTATCCTCAGCAAAGGACACGGCTGTCTTGCCCTATATGTAATGCTGGAAGAAAAAGGATTCATTACCGAGGAAGAATTGTTCAGCTTCTGCCGCTTTGACGGATTACTGGGCGGACATCCCACAGCTAAAATCCCCGGAGTTGAGTTTGCTACCGGAAGTCTTGGGCATGGTCTATCATTTGCCGTGGGAATAGCTTCTGCGCTAAAAATAAATGGATCAAGCAGCAGAGTTTTCACGGTTCTCGGTGACGGCGAATGCGGTGAAGGTTCTGTATGGGAAGCAGCAATGAGCGCAGGAAAACAAAAGCTCAGCTCTCTGACCGCCATTATTGATTACAACAAACTGCAATCATATGGATGCACTGAACAAATTTCGGGATTGGAACCTTTTGCGGACAAATGGAAAAGTTTCGGCTTTGCGGTAAAAGAAGTGGACGGGCACAACGTGAAAGAACTTGAGCAAGCATTTGCAGATCTTCCATTTCAACAGGACAAGCCGTCAGCCATAATTTGCCACACTGTGAAGGGTAAAGGAATTCCGTTTGCTGAAGGAAACCCTGCATGGCATCATAAAACAAAAATGTCTGCGGAAGAACATGAGCAGATGATTAAATGTATCGAGGATTATGATGCGTAA